Genomic window (Hippoglossus stenolepis isolate QCI-W04-F060 chromosome 11, HSTE1.2, whole genome shotgun sequence):
ACAAATGCTTCACATTGTTTTATCACCTTCATACATAGTCACtgacatttgcatgttttaaagtgatttttttaCAACAGTATGTTAAACCCCTGCATATGTGGCAACACCCTGATAGGACAGAACTTTATTAATCCTGACGGAAATTATTATTTGAGAATCTCGCTCTAAAGTTACAATaacaaagaataataaaatagtaCTATTTATAAGTGAAGTATAAGAGTATTACATTTAATGACAAGGAAGAGAGGAGCAGTGTTTgaatatatcaatcaatcaatcaaattttattcccatattcccaaatcccaatttgtctcatagagcttAACAGGGTGCAACATCCACTGTCCTTAAcccatcaacaaaattacagtatttacaacacataatgtaacataatggaaaagtgtttCAAAGTATTTGTATACAacaaaatgtctgatagagatgacaaatgaattgataTATAACAATAAAAGTTACACAATTATAAAAATTTGAAAGAACAaaccattttctattttatgttATAACTGCTTAATggtcatttatgtatttttctccaTATGTATCGAAATCCCAGTTCGTGGCCCGGCTGAACAAAGTAAGCAGtaactgattattattattagtagtagtattttatttttattattagtagtattagaagtagtagtattttattattattattatttttattattattattattgggtgcctgattatttattattatcaataatacAGAATTTGAACctgtgaacattttacagaGTGGGCGGGGTCGGGGGGCTGTGTGGGGCCAATGAGCGGCCCCTCCTCTGTGATTGGTCGGCGGGCCTGTCCCTCATCCTCACGCTCCGGGGCTGTCACTCAGGAGCTGGTGCAGGTGCAGAGCTGAGATCAGCCGCAGAAGGAAGGAGGACCGGAGCTAAACCACATTTCAGGGTAAAGAACTGCGcttatttctctctgtggggCTGAGTTCgctgcagcagtagcagcagagGACATGTCCGTAATTTATCGCTCCGGAGTTCTTGTGTCTGGACTGAGAATTTAGCCGTAAATAAGGAAGAGTAACCTTCATTTGACATAGCTGCGATGCGTAGCTAGCTGCTTTTTAAACACTGGTAACGGTGCGCCGCGCTAGCATCAAAGGCAGCGATGCTAGCTTAATAACGCGCATCTTTAAGGGTTAAAGCTgcattgtttgtatttgtgtcgCTTCCGTCTGTTCAACCCATCGCCCGGTGTTTATTCGAGGGGAGCGGGGCTGGATAACACGGCACCATGGCTTCTAGTTGTTTATCTGCCGCTAACACGAAGCAGGCTGTTCACCAGCCGCTGTGGATGTACAATGCAGGTTGAGGCCATTTAAAGTGGGATCGTGTTGCGTTCAGGGCGCCACGGTGGCCTACGAGGTAAATTCTGACAAACCATATGGTCATTTCACGAGAGCCCCGGCTAGCCCGTAGCTCCACGGAGGCTCCCTGCCCTCCTTGGACGGGAAGGGATAGTCCGTTTAGCCGACGCTTAGCCAGCTAAGCCCCGGCGCTTCCGTCCTCTTATCTCGCATCGGGGCGGAGGTGTTTCCTTCCCTGTCCGACCAGTATTATTGACATGGAGCAGAAACACTTGAGGCTGTGAGGTGGTATTGGCTGCTCGTGTTGACACAGCCTCTCAGCGAAACGGTCCCATCGTTTTATTCCCTGATAAAGAACACCAGGCTGTGTGGGAAGCATATGTTGTGTGGCCCGacctcaggcagcagcagataGTGACGGTATTTAAACACGTCGCCGGCAAAAGGGTAAACACGAGGGTGGTTTACCCTCCTTTTACCAATTTAGACGTGTTATTTCCTGTTCATGACCTCTGATGTATTTCATGCCACTTATAAGTTTAAAAGTTAGGGAACCAACCTAAAACTGTACATAACAATAAATCCATTAAGTAAATTTGATATTTGACAGCTGCCATGTTATCTCGATAgctgctttctgtctttttaaaaggAATGTAAAATATTCACACTTGTTCTTCAATCCAAACGCCTTGCAGGGTTATGTAATGTGTTTTCCTCAGACTTTTCTTTCGTCTGTCACCGTTTGACTTGAAGCCAATATTTCCTGCAACgatgttgactcaaacacttgtAATTCAGTTCACAGATGTTCAAGATCTGTGGAGTTCAGAGGTGTTCACGTCACCGTGTAGCTCAGGCAGAGGATGTGTAAATCTGCTGTGTCAGTGAAAACAGGCTGGAGGATGTTTCTATGTGATATTAGTGGTTTGATCGTTCTTTTCGCTCTGTCAGTACTTTCCTTCTTTCATCTCTTTCGAATGTGGTGACACTGTGAATTCTTAATCTCTTTCACCATCCATCAACCGTTTCCATCCAAAAACTGTCATAACAAGTCACATATCCTAAAGCTGAACAGTAACAGTCATTTTCACCATTATATAATGTTGAGTTTTTACAGACACTGCCACAGTATTGGATTcaactttttaattttgtgtcGGTGGTATTGTATCGGGTTGTATTGTAAGGTGTTATTATTTGGTCCAGCCTCTGTAAATATGAACATGCAGGTTCTTTAATCTTGTTTGTAACTGGTCACTGTTTGATCTCCATCCCTGCATAGATGGCGTCTGCAAATGCCACATATGGACAGAAGGAGTCCTCAGACCAGAACTTTGATTACATGTTTAAAATCCTCATCATTGGCAACAGCAGCGTTGGAAAGACGTCCTTCCTTTTCCGCTACGCAGATGATTCATTCACACCAGCCTTCGTGAGCACAGTGGGCATCGACTTCAAGGTCAAGACCATCTACAGGAACGACAAGAGGATAAAGCTGCAGATCTGGGTGAGGAAGTGGACACATGCGTTACACATTTACAGATGTGTTGAGGTCGTCAGGTACAGATTGGTCTGGTGGTTCCCAGGGCAGGTTGAGCAGGGTGACCAGcaatgcagaaaatatttaGGGAAAACTATGTTCTCTGATTTGTAAAAGAAATCAAAACTCCCCATGCTTTGCCTTTTGTTGTATCactgttttgtatttaacaGTTCAGAACTGTACAGTCTAGAGTCAGGCTCCATTAACCAAGTAAGCTATCACTAGGTgttctgtgttggtgtgtggcCTATGGCCATACACTTGacttattgttattaataatttttgttttgttaaatatttactaCAGATGCCCCAGTCAGTGTTTCTTCACAATCGGCTTTCTTAAGTCTTATctgatatttagattttccttCGCAACACAGTGCAATTAGAAATACTGTTGTGTTGTAGGTGTGTCTGAAAGCTGAATAGGGAAATAAGAAAATCCAGTCTGCTCTACATTTcaatttctttcactttgtttttgctgtgtttttgtagTTGTAGTTTTTAACAAGATTGAAATCGTTTCTGTACATGAACAATGTATTGAAATTCAGAGGCAGATTTCACAAACATTCCTGATACAATATGAGTTTGCAACTAAACAGGATTTTAGTAACTTTTAATCTTACTCAAATAATCTTTTAGTCTGTAAaatgcatgtcaatatatttggccaatcgGATGgtgccctgctgccctagataataaattacaGATATTCAAgtaacagcacacacacacacacacacacacacacacacacacacacacacacacacacagactccgcTGCGATCTCGTTCTcgctctttcctctctctgtcactgtctccctctcacacagacacatgtaaactcagactgcgtaaaaagaaaaaaagccaaaaACAGGGCGCGCTCGGTTTGGCTTGATGCGGTTGGCACAGTGCACAGCGCAAATTATAGAgatgcagagaggagcagaaaattactgacagagccggtaaaaactgttaaaataataacttttcacggtccaaacatgtatgaaaagaaccaaaatgaacactgtaaggggacttagtggagctgtgcatggctccctgcaTGTCTTCCCCGGACTTGGTGGCGCTGCGGCCGGGCTGTACACCTTCTCCCTCGGGCTGCGGAGGAATTTTTTCAGgtggaattttttttataaaaccatgttgttggaatagaaataatgcatttcatttttttctcagtgtCTACATAGACCACTTACTGTGTGAGTCTATGTTAGCTatgaaaccaaagcagaaagactttaAGACCGTataagcatttgtttatttatcgcatATCATATCGTCATCGCAATATTCAACAACATTATCGCATATGGCATATTTTCCcaatatcgtgcagccctaatgTGTAATAATTCCCAGCTGTTAAACTGGCCTCTCCAGTGTCCAGCATCACTTCATCTGTGTGTAATGGCAATACCCTTGAAGTGTACTTAACATGAGCCATAAAGCATGACCCTGGGACCAATTGCTTAAAACATGCGACACCAGAGGAATACCTAATGCTCATGGGAGTTTGACTGAATGGTAAACCTGCACAATCATCGGGTGGAACATGTGCAGCCGTTAATTGTTTGCAGGTGTTGATTATTTACACAAAAAGATGACAAAACACAACCGCACACTGCTGAGTTGTTATCAGGGCTTCTTAAATAATACCTGGACGTGACAGTCGAAGAGTGTCCATGATAGAAATCATGTCATCCTTGTTCCCTTGGAAAACAGACTTACAATAAAATCACGTAGGCTAAAAAGCAACAGTTGAATGAAAAAAAggtgtttatgtgcatttttGCAGGACACCGCTGGACAGGAGCGCTACAGGACGATCACCACAGCTTATTACAGGGGAGCCATGGGCTTCATCCTCATGTATGACATCACCAACGAGGAATCCTTCAACGCTGTGCAAGACTGGTGAGGGACAACTGGGTCTGCATGTCTCGTGTGTATGAGGGCAGCAAATGAACAACCTACCATCAATCTTTAATTGGTTATTAAAATACTACAGTAATCAATGTGAATAAtgcttatttaaatgttttattttggcaaTATGCAGTTGTGAAAGACTGGAACCTGTGAGGAATAAAGTGTGGGTTTGAGATTGAATGGCTCCATAAAGCTGACCACCCTGTTCTGTATCTGCCGACAGGTCGACTCAGATCAAGACATACTCATGGGACAATGCTCAGGTGCTCTTGGTGGGGAACAAGTGTGACATGGACGATGAACGAGTGGTGGCTGCAGAGAGGGGCCGGCAGCTGTCAGAGCAGCTCGGTAAGTCTACTTCTCACAAAGAACACTGGACACCACGTCTACCATGtgaattatgtattattatgaCTCATAGGGCTGTTCTGTAAAGATGGGGATAGACGGCAGGCTAGATTATGGAAATTAAAATTTGTAATTATCTCCACCAAcaccaaggagcttatgtttttaTTGGCATTTGTAAGTCTGTATATTGGTTGGTAGGATTGAACAAAAACTATTGGAGGATTAGCATGAACCTTGGTGCAAGGACgcagtgtgggtcagggaagaaccaataCAGTTTTGATGCGGATCTGGATTAGGGGCAGAtccacattttttgttttctttaacatttagtTAATTAGTAATCataccctccctccctccgcctctGTCACCCCCTCCCGGCAGGTTTCGAGTACTTTGAAGTGAGCGCCAAAGACAACATTAACGTGAAGCAGACCTTCGAGCGGCTGGTGGACATCATCTGTGAGAGGATGTCAGAGAGTCTGGACAACAACGACCCGTCTGTCACCGGAACTAAACAGGGGCCGCAGCTCAGCGAGCAGCCCCAGAGGTCCCATCAGGATTGTGCTTGCTAAACACAactacacacgcacgcacacacacacacacacacacatacgcacactcTGATTGCTATCCTGAAAACCACACAccttatttttcagtttctcttttgctttctctttatttcttataagctcacacacaaatcacacacacacacagcactgccATACAGAGTCACACAACCTGGCTGCTTCAATTCTCCACCCCTCTCACTACATGAAGAGCACCGTCCACATGAGTCCACTTTCTCCAGAGGGAAAGAGTTTTCTGAGCTGCTGTCTGAAGGTTTTTGTTCATTAAATGTGGTAATTTAGTCAAAGGGGTGAAGAAAGTTCAACAAAGGTTTCAACAatcctgtgcacacacacacacacacacacacacacacacacacacacacacacacacacacacacacacacacacacacacgttcacaagGCTGATACTCCATCATTCCCTATTGACGTGTCTGAAATGGGGTTTAACTTTAAAAGGTCATGAAGGGAAAGATATTGTCCTCCAGGTCACACTCCGCACCAAACGCCTCAAACCtgaatggataaaaaaaaaaatcatttgcaGACATTTAACTTCTAGTCCCATTGAGAATATATGTTTATTGCCGTGAATAGAgttgatgtttctgtttaacGTATTTTGTGTTGGTTGGGTTTGCTTTTTGGAGCATGTGAAATCTCTCGTCCTTCCCAGTGTTGAGTTTCTACGGAGAATTATGGTCCAAGTCTGACATCCAAACGGGGTCATTTTGAaagtttactttttaattttaggGCTGATTGCAAGAAAAGTCATGCACATCAGTTTGTTAGTCATGTTGCATTGTTATAGGATCCATTCTGGGCCCCTTCTCagatttttaaaacctttttaaaaccagTTTTTGTCCAATGTAAAAAGCTGCATAGCCTCTGGGGCTGCTAGATTATTAATTtctagttcttttttttttttacttttcttactATTTTTAAGACAAAGAGGATAAGGGACCTTCATCACACAGGGAAGAGTGTATAAATGTTTCAAAGTGAATAGATGTGCATTGTGAAAtgcatatataatataaatacatatataattaaCATATTATACAAATCTGAATGATTTAGGATATTGGATTCCTACCTGTTCTTTAGTGCGAGgtgcatgttgtttgttttgaaccAGTGATGGTTGCCTGGATGCTTGTGTGAGTCGCTGGCTGAATTTAAAACCCATCTGTCCGACACTTTCAGCACCAAATGGGGGCTAGGGGTTTCTCATGTTAAGCCCACGGCCCCTTCTCATTATATTAACTTTCATCCATCCACCACTCACTGGAAAGGCATGCGACTCGGTGTGAGCGCTGGTACATCACAGAGCTGCCACCTCCATCCCCTTCCAGAGAGTCTCTTACAGACTGTAATCATAgatgatgttttcatctttattttggagggaacatgttttttttattttaaatcacgCTTGATGTCAAATTATCAGTTTAATTTTTCTGTCTGATGCGAAGGTTAGGGATTTGTCTGCTCGTGTACAATACTCTTCAGTAAATCATGCGTTCACAGATGTGCTGAGGCATGTGGAAACATTTCAAGTTATTCCAAAATAtaacttatttattttgtattatttataacgtaatttatttttaagataGTGTTCTGCCTAGATTATGCATCGCTATCTACACTTGACTTCTTAATGAGATGTTCAATAGTACTCGATCGCTTAAACGGTTCCAGCTTTGACATGAGAAGGagtatatttgtgtttacagtgagTACAAAGCTTGACATGCTTCCTCGAGAGGAAAATTCAACATTCCAGTGTAAAAGCCTCTTTATCATGTCCACGAGGCTTTGGAAGCaagtctgtttgtcttttgatATCAGTTATGTAACGTTTAAGGCTTGCTGGTATAGGAGCCGACTGTTTCTCGCAGAGCAATAGCCGTTGTGACTCTCCACGCCCAAATGCGAGCGGCGTACAACCCTGCCGAAGGTTTACTGTCCTGCCCTGTacgtgggtgtgtgtatgtacagtttGTATAAAGGCGGTGGTAATATTTGTTCTCTCCAAAGAGGTCTTGACAAATACAGTCGGAGCCAAAAAGAGCGCTTGTGGTTACACATTGTTTGACTCGTACTGACAAACTTGTGCTTTCATACTCGGCAGTAGCTTCGAagagaggaaaatgttttaggAAGTAAACTGAATACGCTCAACATTTTATTCCAAAAGTGACGGTTCTTACTGCATTGGTTCACTTTTGACTTGTctgttgatttttgttttgttttgttcctttaATTGTTATGTTTTGCTACAGCTGTAAACTTGGCGGTGACTTACGCATCGAtcccgtcctcttcctcctcctcctcctcctcctcctctctctgtcatcagTAACCTCTGTAAATAGAACTTTTTTCTGACCGTCGGGTATTAGTTGTGTGAATTGTGCTGTAATTCTGTAATGCCAGATTTGCTATAAATGAGGAATCAATAAAGAAATTTTAAATGCTGGAGTTTTGTGTTGGTTCAACGATTCTTCCCAAAGGTCAGTGGGTTTTATAAGAAAAGCACGTGATGTCTGAGAAATGGTTCAGAGTAGATTTTATTGTGCCCACCAGAGGGCATGACGCTACAATAATGTCTTGTTTTCTGCCTTTTAGAGAAGTTTGACCATCTATGGTTTTGTTCAGCTTCTCTACTGCACTTAAATGCAACACCCACAGTGTAGGCAAGgtttaaaatgttacatttgTCCCCTCAAAATGTCCCTTCTTCCTGTTATAGAAACAAAACACGTTAAGTGTAGTAATGTAGTGAATTTAATAAATGTCAGGTAAAGACTTGAAAGTCCATTACACATGgatacatgtacacatacattCATGGAAGTCTGGTGACTGAAGAACTACACAGCGGCCACcataatgataaaaatacaaCGGATACTGTACACGAAAAAGCGACAAGACAtgcagtgtttttcctttttttcttcaaaaaaataataaatgaacaacAACGGGAGATAAGACCATAtgcaaaataagaaatgtttcagtaaataaaaaaaatatatatttgtcattGCTAAGTGCTTGTAAACAAGTAAGGCATTATATTACACAGCGGGTGACAGCACTTGGTGACACCCTGGTGTTTGGTTGCACTCTTTGTTGAGATTGTccagcttacacacacacacacacacacacatcatatatGCACATCAGTCCACTGGATAGCACTTTGCTACATGGCTTccccctcaaaaaaaaaaggattaggGCAACAAAAGAAGTCTGTTTGCAGCATAACACTGTCAGATGATGTctgagaggaggctgcagctcatacctgctgctgctgctggcccaCCTGACATGTTCCAGGTGACCTGCAGCTCGGCTCCCATCAAGGCCTGTTCTTCTCTGTACAATGCAAAATGCAAAGGTCTCTCAGGCACTGCCTCCCGTCTGCAGGGGGCATTGACCTCACATGGAGTCTTTGAAGAGGATTTTAAGTTACAAAAGGCAAATGTTCATCATCCTCAGAAGAGATTCAGAGCTGGTTAAAAAGGAGCACCACAGGTCTAGTAAGCCTGGACCTGGTTTGGTAAAAGCTGGCACCCGCTGCTGACATGGTTCATCACCTTCTGCTTCAGCTGGGCCACTTGCTCCCTGAGGACACTGGCTGTGGACGCCAGCTCGGTGTTCTGCGTTTTCAGGGACTTGACCTTGTCCTCCAGCCGAGAGATCCGCTCCAGTTTTCTCTTGCGGCACTTGGAGGCGGCTATCCTGTTCCGCAGCTTCTTCCTCTCCGCCTTGATGCGCTCCTGGTTGTCCATGTCGATGGGAGACAGCGGCGGGCTGTCCCCGAAGCTCTGCATGTCCGGCACCGTCTGAGGCTCGTCCTTCACGCCGCCGGCGGACTGGAGTCGCGACAGAGCCGCCGCAGCCGCCGCGTGATGGTGCGCCGCGCTGGACAGATGGGACGGCGGCGGAGGGAAGGGGATGGTGTCCGTGGAGTAGTTGATGGTGGTGGCCCCGAGCGGACTGGCAGCGTAGCCGTTCAACGTGGTGTACACGGGGAGGTCTGAGGTCTGGAGCCCGGCGGCACCCACCGCGTTGGAGGAGGCGAGCAGCTCCAGCCTGTCCACGGAGACGCAGCCCGCCTCGCTCAGCTGGTTCTGCTTGTGCAGGTCCTCCAGCGCCTTGACGAAGCCCTCCGCGAACTCCTGCTCGTCGCTGGCGGACTTCGGGTAGAGGAACTGGGACGCGGAGTTGGCACTGGCCGCGACCAGCCCGTTGGACTGGATGATCAGGCGCTCCAGGTCCGGGGAGGTGAGCTTCAGGAGTCCCAAATCCGGTGAGTTGAGGAGTCCGTCTGCGTCTCGGAGCGGGTTGGATTTGAGCTCggggttctggtccaggttcagGTTGATTTCCTTCTTCATCATGGTTCTCTGGGAGTAGTTGCCTGAGACCCTGGGAGTGTGATCGGAGCCTGGGTAGAGGGTCGTTTCCATTCTACACCCTCACTTGAGGGAGTGTGGGGAGTTACGCATTAACGACTGTTTACCAGGCGCATCCAAACATGAGGAAATCAGCTGATCCTTATTTGAAATGACCCCCCGCTCCTTTATATCCTCTGTATTCTGAGTGAAAGCAGGACCCTCGATcgcttcttgtgttgttgtggctcCGGGGCTGTGACGGATCTCTCCTGCGCGCTGCTGATATTGTCTTTTCCCGATGGCACGACTGCTATGCGCAGCGCCAGACCTCGCTCGCTTTCTAGCCCTAAAAATTCCATTATGTCACTCCAGAGCGCGCAGATTGGCCCAAAATGACGTTGGTTTCCGGTTTAATTTGAATAAGGGGCAGAGCCGGTCTTTATTGCCATGGAGACTCTAGGTAAACTACAAACAGTGCAATGCATTGTGGTTTGATGTCATAGCATAAAAAAGCTCGGGGTCGCCAAAAGAGAGCAGAGACTGGGCGGGGAAGGTGTAAGAGGcgagaggcagggagaggaagaacagaggagaaggcCCTATAGAAAATATCCCTCCAGCTTAGCGCTTAAAGAAGAATAGAATGGATCAGAATGGAACGGAACGGAATGGAATAGGGCAGGACTCTAAAGCTTGAGTTTATGATTTGATCCTATGATTATTTTATGGATTGAAGTACAAAGTCCACTCTCAGACTCACCAGACTTTACAGCACTCACACCTCTGGTTCGAGCTCTTTAAGGATCCGTGGCATAACAACCGAGCTTCAGAtgaacaagagagagggagagagagagagagagagagagttgaaaTGAGGTGTGTTACAACAACCAACGCCTAGAGCTGAAAGGGCTTCCGGGGAAATGGAACGAGCACAGGGGAAGGAGGCCGTGACAGTGGAATGAGGAAACGCGTGTTCGCTGTGATTGAAAGTAAAGGCTGTCAGCTGGGAGAGGTCAATGTACATTTTGTTCCAGAAAATAACGATGGGTCCAAACATGGAACTctcttaataaataaaagagataaGTGTAGAttataaatgattaataatCAGGCAATTTGTGTGTGGACAACAAATCCACAAGAATACACATACAAAAAAGTTACGTACTATTTAAATAGCAGTAGAATccaattgaatttaaaattgaTAATAgaaagaatagaatagaattgtCCCTTTCTCTCCAACGTCAATTACAGTATGACCACAACAAACTTTAGAATGAATAATATACACTTAAAAAGTCACCTGCTATTCAAATAGCAGTAGAATaaaatggaatataaaataGATCAAGACGAATAGGATTATCCTTTTCTCTCCAACATGAATTACAATATGACCACCAGGTAACACACTTTGGAAAATAACATACATATAAAAAGTTACCTACTATTCAATTAGCAGTGGAATaaaatggaatataaaatagaatagaatagaattatCTCTCTCTTGACAACATGAATATGACTATTAGGCTATAATACCGCGTTCCCTGATTTGACCTAATATACAATAGGTTTTATTATCCTTTATATTATCTTTTATATTGTAATGGGTGGTCATGATTAAGTTGTATTTTACTtactttgtgaagcactttgtaactttgtgctatataaataaagatataattattaatattattccCATTACACGTGCAGTACGCAGTATATAACGTGCTGGCCCCGTGGTGGAAACTACAGTAGAACATTATTATTCCGCCCATACACAGCGAGGACGTCAGCAAGAGCGTCTGCATCAGCACCACCGAGCAGAGAGGGCATCAttagtttccatggcaacaccAACATAGCCAGTGACGCAGgcgagacagagggagagaggtgaaTGGGTTGAGGGAGGCAAGGCGGGGGCTGCGAGCGACTGCAGTGCAGGTTGTGTAGGTGGTTTGTGGAGGTGTGAtattgtgtgtggtgtggttcAGAGGCACAAATCTTTGTCGAAGCTGGAACCTCAGAAACTCTCTTATAAAGACAAAggtttcatttgtttgaaaCGTTCGCCACCACCTAATATTCtcccatgaaaaaaaaaataactctcCCCTATATGCCAGCTTTGGAACCTCATTGGAAGCCGAATCCAGAATGTGTGAGTCATTTCGCAACCCAGTGGGCGTGTGCTGCAGAGTGCACCGcgaaggaaaaaacaaaaagaagtgtTCCTCTGAGATGATATTAGATTAGCTCTGCCTTCACGACAGCAAACTGAGAGGCAGTCTTGTCCTCGACACACTCAGGTAATTAAGTGCGCCGGATGTTGTGTAAGACACAGTTTCTGCTCCCTCGGCCAGAGAAGTGTCCTCTTGACTTTTACTCTCTTGGGAGAAACTAATATGTTCAGGAACGCCCTTGTGTAGCACTCACACCATTACAGTGCATACATTCACACCTGCCCAGccaaaccagcagctccactggggCCACTGGAGTGGGCGTTACATGTTCTTTCATTAGAGGGATTCTGAACCGGTTGTATTGAGAGAAAGGAggctgtgtttttaatttcattcatgGATTCTTTACTTGTCCTTGTGGGGGAATTGGTTATATTATTGGTTATATTACGAATTATACCAGCATTAGTCTGGATTGACATTTGGTCCagacttgtttttgtgtatgtttaaAAAGTTAACAGCTCGTGGagaaaaggacatttttgatCTATATTTTGTTGTTAGAGGGGGAAGTCACATCGTAGGAGCAGTTTATACAAGGAGGCGAGAGGACGCCTCTCATCACCCATAAAGATCCTTGCTCTATTCCTGACTCTTTCTCTGTATATACCTTTACATTCCATACTTGGGAATGTAAACCCTAACAGTTtactggttgttgttgctgttattcTATCAGTCTTTTATTCTGGGCTTCATCAGCATTACCAAAGAAACCTACATGTCAAACAGTACGTCCAAATACTTCCAATAAAAGCgccagtggcggatctaggatttttctggggccataaaggggcctTCATTTACACAGAGTGGCCAAATATACGTCCAACATctaagtcattccttgtttgcTTTTGTCTCTGAGCTcttgagcaaagccacacactAAATCCACAAACATCATTCTGTGGGTGTGTCTGCGTGTGACTTGCATATCTCACAAATTCATCTTATCGGCtgcacacttggcatgtgtgttgttaatggCCCAGGGAAGTGGATTTATGACtctggtgtgatttggacaggCGATATGTTCAATGATAATAGAGAAGATTGAATAaag
Coding sequences:
- the rab3aa gene encoding RAB3A, member RAS oncogene family, a — protein: MASANATYGQKESSDQNFDYMFKILIIGNSSVGKTSFLFRYADDSFTPAFVSTVGIDFKVKTIYRNDKRIKLQIWDTAGQERYRTITTAYYRGAMGFILMYDITNEESFNAVQDWSTQIKTYSWDNAQVLLVGNKCDMDDERVVAAERGRQLSEQLGFEYFEVSAKDNINVKQTFERLVDIICERMSESLDNNDPSVTGTKQGPQLSEQPQRSHQDCAC
- the LOC118117913 gene encoding transcription factor JunD codes for the protein METTLYPGSDHTPRVSGNYSQRTMMKKEINLNLDQNPELKSNPLRDADGLLNSPDLGLLKLTSPDLERLIIQSNGLVAASANSASQFLYPKSASDEQEFAEGFVKALEDLHKQNQLSEAGCVSVDRLELLASSNAVGAAGLQTSDLPVYTTLNGYAASPLGATTINYSTDTIPFPPPPSHLSSAAHHHAAAAAALSRLQSAGGVKDEPQTVPDMQSFGDSPPLSPIDMDNQERIKAERKKLRNRIAASKCRKRKLERISRLEDKVKSLKTQNTELASTASVLREQVAQLKQKVMNHVSSGCQLLPNQVQAY